The Gemmatimonadales bacterium genome has a segment encoding these proteins:
- a CDS encoding PBP1A family penicillin-binding protein produces the protein MPHRLIASAARIWHTPRHRRTLLVASLAAVVFGFAVLLAAWTRACAGNTCPSIEGLDRYDPNQASKVYAADGRLITDLGLERRTVVPVGEMSPYVKAAFIETEDKRFYSHHGIDWLRFFGAVRTNIFRLRFAEGFSTITMQLARNLWPEDISGRDKSLRRKLREAKVALEIERKYPKDKILELYLNQIPLGNGAYGVEAASQRYFGKSVRELNLAEAATLAAIPKAPAYYNPRRHPNSNVQRRNTIINLLRDDGLLSEREAERWKAYPLLLSSRSDYSGVAEYFVEYVRQQLDARFGPDLYRSGLRIYTTLDLDMQQAAERALEARLEAIENGADGKFPHTTYQQYLDARADAPEDTLNATTPYLQGLLVTLEAKTGAIRAMVGGRDFDDSKFNRATQSRRQPGSTFKPIVYSAAVEAGYPLSYVIADDPLVVEMTPPQGIWTPQNYDNEFEGPMTLRRALMVSRNIVAVKLGMQLGEQAVIAEAAKFGLTTRIPPVPSISIGSADVIPIEMIAAYTTFANLGVRTVPNAILRVEDRSGKIVWQPMVRSEVVMDTLHAWLMNDVLRDVVRHGTAYSAVTARGFKVPAGGKTGTTNDGNDVWFIGFTPDLVTGLWIGFDQPQKIKSNAQGGILAAPAWTAMMTEVYDRRPTPAAWPRPAGLTVQDVDRTTGYKATPFCPKDDHYIESFIPGTEPTQFCPVHSPFNVGGAGGVMGGNGPPGAAPGSPAPAVGARVFVPGADPPEGPTAPAAPPSAAPVPAGVMGGQGPPGNAAPAPAPAPAPVPPAKPAAGPRPPR, from the coding sequence ATGCCCCACCGGCTCATCGCGTCGGCCGCCAGGATCTGGCACACGCCTCGGCACCGTCGCACCCTGCTCGTCGCCTCGCTCGCCGCCGTCGTGTTCGGGTTCGCCGTGTTGCTCGCGGCGTGGACCCGCGCGTGCGCCGGCAACACCTGCCCCTCGATCGAAGGGCTCGACCGTTACGATCCGAACCAGGCCTCCAAGGTTTACGCCGCCGACGGCCGCCTTATCACCGATCTCGGGCTGGAGCGGCGCACGGTGGTCCCGGTGGGCGAGATGTCGCCCTACGTGAAGGCCGCCTTCATCGAGACCGAGGACAAGCGCTTCTACAGTCATCACGGCATCGATTGGCTCAGGTTCTTCGGCGCCGTCCGGACCAACATCTTCCGGCTGCGCTTTGCCGAGGGGTTTTCGACCATCACGATGCAGCTCGCGCGCAATCTCTGGCCGGAGGACATCAGCGGGCGGGACAAATCGCTGCGCCGGAAGCTGCGCGAGGCAAAGGTGGCGCTCGAGATCGAGCGGAAGTATCCCAAGGACAAGATCCTCGAGCTCTACCTCAATCAGATCCCGCTCGGCAACGGCGCCTACGGCGTGGAGGCCGCCTCCCAACGCTACTTCGGCAAGTCGGTGCGCGAGCTGAATCTCGCCGAGGCGGCCACACTCGCGGCGATCCCCAAGGCGCCGGCCTACTACAATCCGCGCCGCCACCCCAACTCGAATGTCCAGCGCCGCAACACCATCATCAACCTGCTGCGCGACGACGGCCTGTTGAGCGAGCGCGAGGCCGAGCGCTGGAAGGCGTACCCGCTGCTGCTCTCGTCTCGCTCGGACTATAGCGGCGTCGCCGAATATTTCGTCGAGTACGTGCGGCAGCAGCTCGATGCCCGCTTCGGCCCCGATCTCTATCGCTCGGGGCTCCGGATCTACACCACGCTCGACCTCGACATGCAGCAGGCCGCCGAGCGCGCGCTCGAGGCGCGGCTCGAGGCCATCGAGAACGGCGCCGACGGCAAGTTCCCCCACACCACTTACCAGCAGTACCTCGACGCGCGCGCCGACGCGCCCGAGGACACGCTCAACGCCACCACGCCCTACCTGCAGGGGCTGCTGGTGACGCTCGAGGCCAAGACCGGCGCGATCCGCGCCATGGTGGGCGGGCGCGACTTCGACGACAGCAAGTTCAACCGCGCGACGCAGTCGCGCCGGCAGCCGGGCTCGACCTTCAAGCCGATCGTCTATTCGGCGGCGGTGGAGGCCGGCTACCCGCTCTCGTACGTGATCGCCGACGACCCGCTCGTCGTCGAGATGACGCCGCCGCAGGGCATCTGGACGCCGCAGAACTACGACAACGAGTTCGAGGGCCCGATGACTCTGCGCCGGGCGCTCATGGTCTCGCGCAACATCGTCGCCGTGAAGCTCGGCATGCAGCTCGGCGAGCAGGCGGTGATCGCCGAGGCGGCCAAGTTCGGGCTCACCACGCGAATCCCGCCGGTGCCCTCCATCAGCATCGGCTCGGCCGACGTGATTCCGATCGAGATGATCGCGGCCTACACGACGTTCGCCAACCTCGGCGTGCGCACCGTGCCGAACGCGATCCTCCGGGTCGAAGACCGGAGCGGCAAGATCGTCTGGCAACCGATGGTGCGGTCCGAGGTGGTGATGGATACGCTCCACGCCTGGCTCATGAACGACGTGCTGCGGGACGTGGTGCGCCACGGCACCGCGTACTCGGCAGTCACGGCGCGCGGATTCAAGGTTCCGGCCGGCGGCAAGACCGGAACCACCAACGACGGCAACGACGTCTGGTTCATCGGCTTCACGCCCGACCTCGTCACCGGCCTCTGGATCGGCTTCGACCAGCCGCAGAAGATCAAGTCCAACGCGCAGGGCGGCATTCTCGCGGCGCCCGCGTGGACCGCGATGATGACCGAGGTGTACGACCGGCGCCCGACGCCGGCCGCGTGGCCCCGTCCCGCTGGGCTCACGGTGCAGGACGTCGACCGTACCACCGGCTATAAGGCGACGCCGTTCTGTCCCAAGGACGACCACTACATCGAGTCGTTCATCCCCGGCACCGAGCCGACCCAGTTCTGCCCGGTGCATTCGCCGTTCAACGTTGGCGGTGCCGGCGGAGTGATGGGCGGGAACGGACCGCCGGGTGCAGCGCCGGGCTCGCCGGCACCGGCCGTTGGCGCGCGGGTGTTCGTGCCGGGCGCGGATCCGCCCGAGGGGCCGACCGCGCCCGCGGCGCCACCGTCCGCCGCTCCGGTACCTGCGGGCGTCATGGGCGGTCAGGGGCCTCCCGGCAATGCCGCGCCCGCTCCAGCGCCCGCTCCAGCGCCCGTCCCCCCGGCCAAACCTGCGGCCGGTCCGCGACCTCCCCGCTGA
- a CDS encoding amidohydrolase family protein, with protein sequence MPACRLSAGWALPVEGSPIAQAAVLIDPDGRIARVGPEAEVPAPPDVPASRHPDAVLVPGLVNVHTHLELTGLGGEVDDAEFAEWIRHLRERKAARAPDAWAEAARRGVADCWAGGVTTVADTGDSGAVIRALAELGGTGIAYQEVFGPHPEQCATSLAALVESVTRSSRFASERVRIGVSPHAPYTVSGPLYSGTAAWARGAGLPIAVHLAESPAETQLLRGAAGPFAEAWRRRGIPAPAQPGCSPVAWLERHGVLGPDTLAIHVVQVDADDIARLARAGSAVAHCPRSNRRHGHGAAPLGRLLAAGLRVGLGTDSEVSVGALDLLAEARAARELAGLSADGALELATLGGARALGLEGEIGSLLPGKWGDIAAVRVEPGTADSLAERVLESRRDHVVATYVGGRQVYRRPEA encoded by the coding sequence GTGCCGGCCTGCCGGCTGAGCGCCGGGTGGGCGCTGCCCGTCGAGGGGTCGCCCATCGCTCAGGCCGCCGTGCTCATCGATCCCGACGGGCGCATCGCCCGCGTCGGCCCCGAGGCCGAGGTGCCGGCGCCGCCCGACGTGCCTGCGTCGCGCCATCCGGACGCTGTGCTCGTCCCCGGTCTCGTCAACGTGCACACCCATCTCGAGCTCACTGGCCTCGGAGGCGAGGTCGACGATGCGGAATTCGCCGAATGGATCCGGCATCTGCGCGAGCGCAAGGCCGCCCGCGCGCCCGACGCTTGGGCGGAGGCCGCGCGGCGCGGCGTGGCCGACTGCTGGGCGGGCGGCGTCACGACCGTCGCCGATACGGGCGACAGCGGCGCCGTCATCCGCGCGCTCGCCGAGCTGGGCGGCACGGGCATCGCCTACCAAGAAGTGTTCGGGCCCCATCCGGAGCAGTGCGCCACCAGTCTCGCCGCGCTCGTCGAGTCGGTCACCAGGTCGAGCCGCTTCGCGTCGGAGCGGGTGCGGATCGGCGTCTCGCCGCACGCACCGTACACGGTGAGTGGCCCGCTCTACAGCGGAACGGCCGCGTGGGCCCGCGGCGCCGGGCTTCCGATCGCGGTGCATCTAGCCGAATCGCCCGCGGAGACGCAGCTTCTTCGCGGCGCCGCGGGGCCGTTCGCCGAGGCATGGCGCCGCCGGGGCATTCCGGCGCCGGCACAGCCCGGGTGCTCGCCGGTGGCGTGGCTCGAGCGCCATGGCGTGCTCGGCCCCGACACGCTGGCCATCCATGTGGTACAGGTGGACGCCGACGACATCGCGCGCCTCGCCCGGGCCGGCTCCGCCGTGGCGCACTGCCCGCGCTCGAACCGCCGCCATGGGCACGGCGCCGCGCCGCTCGGCCGCTTGCTCGCCGCGGGGCTCAGGGTCGGCCTCGGCACCGACTCGGAGGTGAGCGTGGGTGCGCTCGACCTGCTGGCGGAAGCGCGCGCGGCGCGTGAGCTGGCCGGGCTCAGCGCGGATGGGGCGCTCGAGCTTGCGACGCTGGGCGGCGCGCGCGCGCTCGGGCTCGAAGGCGAGATCGGAAGCCTGCTACCGGGCAAATGGGGGGACATCGCGGCCGTGCGGGTCGAGCCCGGCACGGCGGATTCGCTCGCGGAACGCGTGCTCGAAAGCCGGAGGGACCACGTTGTGGCCACGTACGTCGGGGGCCGGCAGGTTTACCGGAGACCGGAAGCATGA
- a CDS encoding HNH endonuclease: MRCLALNASFEPLTMVPVRRALRLVIEGKAEIVEADGGDVVRSERLTLPKPAIIRLVKFVHVPRRFRRQVTNTFLFARDGYRCQFCHRGQTELRHRECLTRDHLVPLSRGGDNEWTNVVTACSTCNTRKGNHLPGECGMHPITPPHEPHFVHLSWAVRRLTAPQAKYIRLFYGEAALRALGGSIA; this comes from the coding sequence GTGCGTTGTCTGGCGCTGAATGCTTCGTTCGAGCCGCTCACCATGGTGCCGGTGCGGCGGGCGCTGCGGCTCGTCATCGAGGGTAAAGCGGAAATCGTCGAGGCGGACGGCGGCGACGTCGTCCGCAGCGAACGCCTGACGCTGCCCAAGCCCGCCATCATCCGCCTCGTCAAGTTCGTCCACGTCCCCCGCCGCTTCCGTCGCCAGGTCACCAACACATTCCTCTTTGCCCGCGACGGCTACCGGTGCCAGTTCTGCCACCGCGGTCAGACCGAGCTGCGCCACCGCGAGTGCCTCACCCGCGATCACCTGGTGCCGCTCTCGCGCGGCGGGGACAACGAGTGGACCAACGTGGTCACGGCGTGCAGCACCTGCAATACGCGCAAGGGGAATCACCTGCCGGGGGAGTGCGGCATGCACCCGATCACGCCCCCCCACGAGCCGCACTTCGTCCACCTCTCGTGGGCGGTGCGCCGGCTCACTGCGCCGCAGGCCAAGTACATCCGCCTCTTCTACGGCGAGGCGGCGCTCCGCGCGCTCGGCGGATCGATCGCGTAG
- a CDS encoding VanZ family protein, translated as MVRTRLRLGASITAMGLVAIFLATLTPAPDQARLVAKLPTWCLVCGDLGGVDVTLNVLLFIPFGIGLTLAGVRWRRVILIAAVTSGCIELLQYSAIVGRDASLSDFLTNTLGGALGALIANTARTWLTPRSAPARRLAAAAALVWIAQAVVTAYALTPSLPRSVYWGQHAPDLEQFERFRGQVVSADIGPAEIPEGRLRNSARVRALLLDSATFQAIAVPAGPTPGLAPVASIFDGDKNEIALLGQDGVDLVFRLRTHAVDLRLRPPALRVASAFAAGPADTVRMSGVLVGNRLVARVSAGSATREAARALSPQWGWSLLLPFHHAFGADTAWVTALWIAAWLAVLGYWTRQGWTAPASAALVLLATAVAGLVVVPWVFGFEPAPFTQWLGAVCGAAIGWGAGAWMARSGRRLLRAIDRADYAIDPPSARSAASP; from the coding sequence ATGGTGCGCACCCGGCTCCGACTCGGCGCGAGTATCACCGCGATGGGCCTGGTCGCGATCTTCCTCGCGACGTTGACGCCCGCGCCCGACCAGGCCCGCCTCGTCGCCAAGCTTCCCACCTGGTGCCTGGTCTGCGGTGACCTCGGCGGCGTGGACGTCACGCTCAACGTCCTCCTCTTCATTCCGTTCGGCATCGGGTTGACGCTGGCCGGCGTCCGCTGGCGGCGGGTCATCCTCATTGCCGCCGTCACGAGCGGATGCATCGAGCTCTTGCAGTACTCCGCCATCGTCGGCCGGGATGCGTCGCTCAGCGACTTTCTGACCAACACGCTGGGCGGCGCCCTCGGCGCGCTCATTGCGAACACTGCGCGTACGTGGCTCACGCCGAGGTCCGCGCCGGCGCGGCGCCTTGCCGCGGCGGCGGCGCTCGTCTGGATTGCGCAGGCGGTCGTGACGGCGTACGCCTTGACGCCGTCGCTGCCGCGCAGCGTGTACTGGGGCCAGCACGCGCCCGACCTCGAGCAGTTCGAGCGATTCCGTGGGCAGGTGGTCTCGGCCGACATCGGTCCAGCAGAGATTCCGGAAGGCCGCCTCCGGAACTCAGCGCGGGTCCGCGCACTGCTCCTCGACTCCGCCACGTTCCAGGCCATCGCCGTGCCCGCGGGCCCGACGCCGGGCCTGGCGCCGGTCGCGAGCATCTTCGACGGGGACAAGAATGAAATCGCGCTGCTCGGGCAGGATGGCGTCGACCTCGTGTTTCGCCTCCGCACGCACGCCGTCGACCTCCGGTTGCGCCCGCCGGCCCTGCGCGTGGCGTCGGCCTTTGCGGCAGGCCCGGCGGACACGGTACGCATGTCCGGCGTGCTCGTGGGCAATCGGCTCGTGGCGCGGGTGAGCGCGGGGAGCGCCACCCGGGAAGCGGCCCGCGCGCTTAGCCCGCAGTGGGGGTGGAGCCTGCTGCTGCCGTTTCACCACGCCTTCGGTGCCGACACCGCCTGGGTCACGGCTCTCTGGATCGCGGCGTGGCTCGCCGTGCTCGGCTACTGGACGCGACAGGGGTGGACGGCACCCGCGAGCGCGGCGCTCGTGCTCCTCGCAACAGCCGTGGCGGGACTGGTGGTGGTGCCGTGGGTCTTCGGGTTCGAGCCGGCGCCGTTCACGCAGTGGCTCGGGGCCGTATGCGGGGCCGCGATCGGGTGGGGGGCGGGCGCATGGATGGCGCGCTCGGGACGGCGCCTGCTCCGCGCGATCGATCGCGCGGACTACGCGATCGATCCGCCGAGCGCGCGGAGCGCCGCCTCGCCGTAG
- a CDS encoding XrtA system polysaccharide deacetylase — translation MNPDAAAAHVFSVDVEEYFQVLAFERAVPRRAWESLPSRVEASVDTLLELLARHGASATFFTVGWVAERKPALIRRIAAAGHGIAAHSWWHRRVTSLAPGEFLEDVRRCRTVLEDIAGVPVVGFRAPSFSIVPGAEWAFDALIEAGYRYDSSIFPIRRPGYGYPGAPTEAYRVQRPAGSLLELPMATTLFGPVRVPAAGGGYFRQLPYALTARALEEHSSAGKSAMFYIHPWEIDPGQPRLAVSPLTRLRHYNGLGRTLGRLERLLGQFRFTSAERRYALG, via the coding sequence ATGAATCCCGACGCCGCCGCAGCCCACGTCTTCTCGGTCGACGTGGAGGAATACTTCCAGGTGCTCGCCTTCGAGCGCGCTGTGCCGCGCCGGGCGTGGGAGTCGTTGCCGAGCCGGGTGGAGGCGAGCGTGGACACGCTGCTCGAGCTGCTCGCGCGGCACGGCGCGAGTGCCACGTTCTTCACCGTCGGCTGGGTGGCGGAGCGAAAGCCCGCGCTGATACGGCGCATCGCGGCCGCGGGGCATGGCATCGCGGCGCATAGCTGGTGGCACCGGCGGGTGACGAGTCTCGCGCCGGGCGAGTTCCTGGAGGATGTGCGCCGCTGCCGCACGGTGCTGGAGGACATCGCGGGGGTGCCGGTCGTCGGATTCCGCGCGCCGAGCTTTTCGATCGTGCCAGGTGCCGAGTGGGCGTTCGATGCGCTGATCGAGGCCGGCTATCGGTACGACTCGAGCATCTTCCCGATCCGGCGTCCCGGTTACGGCTATCCTGGCGCGCCCACCGAAGCGTACCGGGTGCAGCGCCCCGCGGGCTCGCTGCTCGAGCTGCCGATGGCCACGACGCTCTTTGGCCCGGTGCGGGTGCCAGCCGCCGGCGGGGGCTACTTCCGCCAGCTCCCCTATGCCCTCACCGCGCGCGCGCTCGAGGAGCACAGCTCGGCCGGCAAGTCGGCGATGTTCTACATCCATCCCTGGGAAATCGATCCCGGGCAACCGCGCCTCGCGGTCTCCCCGCTCACCCGCCTCCGCCACTACAACGGTCTCGGCCGGACGCTCGGCAGACTCGAGCGGCTGCTCGGGCAGTTCCGCTTCACCTCCGCCGAGCGGCGGTACGCCCTCGGATGA
- a CDS encoding FemAB family XrtA/PEP-CTERM system-associated protein: MTVAIERYKGEGGEWNARVRAQAGWTHFHLYEWRGVIERVFGHECVYLGARDGQGALTGVLPLVRVRSRLFGHYLVSMPFVNYGGPLGDEESVRALADHALALARDGAVKLLELRSRVQLPIALPVSHRKVTTLLDLPADPDALWKALGAKLRSQIKRPQKDGVEVRFGLDQVEPFFAVFAEHMRDLGTPTQPKALFQAAADAFGEDAWFGCAYLGGRAIACGAGFRWGGEFEMTWASALSAYNRVAPNMLLYWEFMRRAVAERVGVFNFGRSTPGAGTHRFKRQWGSRDEPLWWYQHARGGTTGTPSPDDAAYAWGPRLWRRLPLPVATALGPRIVRCIP, translated from the coding sequence ATGACGGTCGCAATCGAGCGCTACAAGGGCGAAGGCGGAGAATGGAACGCGCGGGTCCGGGCTCAGGCCGGGTGGACCCACTTTCATCTTTACGAGTGGCGTGGCGTGATCGAGCGCGTCTTCGGCCACGAATGTGTGTACCTCGGAGCGCGCGACGGGCAGGGCGCGCTCACCGGCGTGTTGCCGCTCGTGCGGGTGCGGAGCCGCCTCTTCGGGCACTATCTCGTCTCGATGCCGTTCGTGAACTACGGCGGCCCGCTGGGCGACGAGGAGTCGGTGCGCGCACTCGCGGACCATGCGCTGGCACTCGCGCGCGACGGCGCGGTCAAGTTGCTCGAGCTCCGAAGTCGCGTGCAGCTCCCGATTGCGCTGCCGGTGTCACATCGCAAGGTGACCACGCTGCTCGACCTCCCCGCCGACCCCGACGCGCTCTGGAAGGCGCTCGGCGCCAAGCTCCGGAGCCAGATCAAGCGGCCCCAGAAGGACGGCGTAGAAGTGCGCTTCGGCCTCGACCAGGTCGAGCCGTTCTTCGCCGTCTTCGCCGAGCACATGCGCGATCTCGGCACGCCCACGCAACCGAAGGCGCTGTTCCAGGCGGCGGCCGATGCGTTCGGCGAAGATGCGTGGTTCGGCTGCGCGTATCTCGGCGGGCGTGCGATTGCGTGCGGGGCCGGCTTCCGCTGGGGCGGCGAATTCGAGATGACCTGGGCATCCGCGCTCTCGGCATACAATCGCGTCGCGCCCAACATGCTGCTCTACTGGGAGTTCATGCGGCGGGCGGTGGCGGAACGCGTCGGGGTATTCAATTTCGGCCGGAGCACGCCGGGCGCCGGCACGCATCGGTTCAAGCGCCAGTGGGGCTCGCGCGACGAGCCGCTCTGGTGGTATCAGCACGCGCGCGGCGGGACGACCGGCACGCCTTCACCGGACGACGCGGCGTACGCGTGGGGCCCGCGCCTCTGGCGGCGGCTGCCGCTCCCGGTGGCGACGGCGCTCGGTCCGCGCATCGTGCGCTGCATCCCGTGA
- a CDS encoding DegT/DnrJ/EryC1/StrS family aminotransferase — protein MRLRAQLPVYSPLPLGALASGFGALLVRGARDRVVERVRAALTAAYHPAGLLLTDSGTSALALALKLAARERPGPAALPAYCCYDIATAADAAGVEFLLYDLDPATLGPDEASLRRALDAGAGTVVVAHLYGIPVDVPAVTALAHAAGAVVIEDAAQGAGVLFGDAPAGTLGRWGVLSFGRGKGVTGGRGGALLANAPATVGAASSTVGDAFASQRDSLAAARTSLREPVALFAQWLLARPAVYGVPLSLPFLRLGETVYRAPAPAAHLSPFAASVLARTIRLGAAEAERRRANAKRLLAAARLAPGLELIDEQPDAVAGYLRLPLRAGANARAAADQRSAHRLGIWPGYPRSLADLHGFGERRVPSADGYPGARELARRLITLPTHGRLGEADLVRLGRWMARGRPS, from the coding sequence GTGAGGCTCAGAGCCCAGCTTCCGGTCTACTCGCCGCTGCCGCTCGGCGCGCTGGCTTCAGGGTTCGGCGCGCTCCTGGTGCGCGGCGCCCGCGATCGCGTGGTGGAGCGCGTGCGTGCGGCGCTCACGGCTGCGTATCACCCGGCAGGCCTCCTGCTCACCGACAGCGGCACGAGCGCGCTCGCGCTTGCACTCAAGCTCGCGGCGCGCGAGCGCCCCGGCCCCGCGGCGCTGCCGGCTTATTGCTGCTACGACATCGCGACGGCGGCGGACGCGGCGGGTGTGGAGTTCCTGCTGTACGATCTCGACCCGGCCACGCTCGGCCCGGACGAGGCGTCGCTCCGGCGCGCGCTGGATGCGGGCGCGGGCACCGTCGTGGTCGCGCATCTCTACGGCATCCCGGTGGATGTTCCGGCGGTGACCGCGCTCGCACACGCGGCGGGAGCGGTGGTAATCGAAGATGCGGCACAGGGCGCCGGCGTCTTGTTCGGCGATGCCCCGGCCGGCACCCTCGGGCGCTGGGGCGTGCTGAGCTTCGGACGCGGCAAAGGCGTGACGGGCGGGCGGGGCGGGGCGCTGCTCGCGAACGCACCGGCCACCGTGGGCGCCGCGTCCAGCACCGTTGGCGATGCCTTTGCGTCGCAGCGCGATTCACTGGCCGCGGCGCGCACATCCCTCCGCGAGCCGGTGGCGCTCTTTGCCCAGTGGCTCCTCGCGCGGCCGGCCGTGTACGGCGTCCCGCTGTCGCTGCCCTTCCTTCGGCTGGGCGAGACGGTCTATCGCGCGCCCGCGCCGGCCGCGCATCTCTCACCGTTCGCTGCCAGCGTGCTGGCTCGAACGATTCGCCTCGGGGCCGCCGAGGCCGAGCGGCGGCGCGCCAATGCCAAGCGCCTGCTCGCGGCGGCCCGCTTGGCCCCGGGGCTGGAGTTGATTGATGAGCAACCGGACGCTGTCGCGGGCTACCTCCGCTTGCCGCTTCGTGCCGGTGCGAACGCGCGAGCGGCGGCGGATCAGCGTTCCGCGCACCGACTCGGCATCTGGCCCGGCTATCCGCGGTCGCTCGCCGATCTCCACGGGTTTGGGGAGCGGCGGGTGCCATCGGCCGACGGGTACCCCGGCGCGCGCGAGCTTGCGCGCCGGCTCATCACGTTGCCGACCCACGGCCGCCTTGGCGAGGCGGATCTGGTGCGGCTCGGACGGTGGATGGCGCGCGGCCGGCCGAGCTAG